The following DNA comes from Lepeophtheirus salmonis chromosome 11, UVic_Lsal_1.4, whole genome shotgun sequence.
AATGCTACTGATTTAACATAAACAATATTACactttgtaaaattaataatcaaggaTAGAGGTAACAAATTGTTCAGAGACTAACCAacacaacattaaaaaatatatttccattacATGATtgtataatgaaaacatgaCAAACTTTTTTCATAGGTCGAATTTTCTTGTGATACTAGAAATACGAAATGCAAGGATATTggtactatttaaaaaaaagaaaaaaaatccatataaaaaaccataaaatcACAGAACATATTGATTAACAACGAAGGAAGTAATCCCTACAATAACACTGAATCCACCAAAGTAAACCAGACCAGACTTTAAATTCGCCCTATTAAAAAATCTAGAGCGCGACTTTAACAGCTCTTCCTCGTATTTGTCTAATCCCAGCATTTTCTTAGAGAGCCTTTCCTCGTGGATACGAGACTTTTTCCGGTTTTCCAATAACTTATTCAACTCGCTTTTAGCCACAGTGTTTCTTGTATAGAGTCGAGTCACTCTTCTCAAGAGACCAATGGCCTCCGATTCCCGCCCCTGTTGAAGAAATACTTTAGATTTACGGAAAAGAGCTTTTTCATTATTCGGATCCAGTCTGAGGACTTGATTCAGAGTGGCAAGAGAGGACTCCCaagagttatttttcatttgtgcCTGAGCTAAATTGTTAAGAGCATTGATTCTTTCCTTAATGAGTAATTGGAGAGGTAGAGGAAGGGTGTGTCTCTCAATGGGGACCTCAATATCAATTTCTGCATCGTCTAAAATCTGAGAGGCCTTCCGATAACCAAAGATAGCCATTTGATACTCCCCACGGTTGTACCAAAAGGTACCACGCTCCTTTTTACGTGCTCCTAGGGCCATTCGCTCTTCGAGGGGAAGGTCTAGATTTGGAGGAGGCACAACGGAGTCAATCAAGTGGAGTTTCAGTTGAAGAGTAGCTTTGGGCGGAACAGGAGGCGAGTCAAGTCCCTGATCCCCATACATAAAATCAGACTCGGTGATCACTTCTACAACTTCGTTGACGTTCATGATAGGTAAAATGTAGTCTAAGGCTTTGGGTGCCTCAAACTCGGCGAGTCGAAACGTCAGGGTCTCTTCCGGGATCACCTCCACTCCTAAATGCGTCCCAGATATGACCACCTTCACTTCATCTCCAGGCTCTGGTTTAGTGTCCGGAGTACCTTCGCTGAGTATTCGCTTCTTGAGTCGACCGGTTCCGAGGATGTCTTCCCATCCCTCAGGATCAGGAGTTTCTGGGGATTCCTCAACGACTTCAGGGCTACGttcctccattttttatttgataattaataaatctattaCTAGAGTCAAGTAGAGTAGATATTTCCCCGACTTTGGATGTACCGTGGTCTCCTTTTACCTTCCCAGGAATACGAATGCACAGATGACTGATGCGCGATGATGAATCTACTaatgaaaattatgttttctcttcttttcttttcttttcctttttttttcttttgtcgctacccttattttttacaaggaaataatatttctcaCTTCTCGAAACCTCCACTTTCCGCAGAAGAATATGACGATGGTCTGAATGGTTTCCAAattaacaaagatacaatacatTGTTTCTCattcttactttttaatatagtctccttgtaactcaaCACAATTCAGCAATGCTTCCCTCTCTGTGGTCTGTCCAAATAGAACTAGGCGTTTTTCTATGCAAAGTAATTGTTCACAAGACACCTTTTCTTTATTACCTctattactccgagttggattgactttgacgctcaaattttaacaaaacaagcttttatgtatatactatgATTTGAATCTAAATAAAGTTACACTTGGAACAACAAATATGTTATAacagctcgatactcgatttCCATTTTCACTcaaaccaaggttaatagaaatactcaAACGACTGTAGCATTACAATTTAAAGTCCAAAATGTCTGAAACTTTGgtaagtaactgtcaacagatactAGATGGAACAAATgggactagcttttatttaagaAGGTTGGTATCTTCACGTTGatgtcggaaacttttcagaccaccctcgtaatATAGTATTCCCCCTTCCCCCCTTCTAATTAACATCTCCTCCGGCTTCAATGACACTGCCATCAGTGTTGTTGATGTCAGTCATTTTAGGGACCTaaataaccaagttttataataatgaaaccccttttcatgaatattaaggaaaatattgaccaattggatgtcaaaatgagaacaacaaataaaaagatttaaatcttTGTCCTCTATTGTGAATTCTCCACAAGCCTGTCtctaatgtataaaaaagtatttggaagGGGGAAGTTTAAAAAACGAGCgataaaatcgatttttattaaaaagaaatcaatcctatatgtaaaaaataagtgATCTCCTTAAATCGTGGGCCTGGAATATTAGCCCACTGCCCCCCGATAACCCGCTATTATTCATGTatctatttgaagaaaataaagaccccattcttctcttttcttgatCCCTAACGTGTTTGATTCAAGGGAACccccaaaaattaaagattatttgggctgaagatacaataaaattgggaacatttatattttgtaataattatttcttttttaaaatatatttgcgaTAGGATAAAGGTGGAAGAGGGTCGATAGGAAAGGGTGTCTTTAGTGATTTCAGAAGCTCAGTATCTAAGGATGAGTATAAACagtaaaaatcctttaaatataCACGGAACATTTTAAAACCTCATAACctactcatttttaaaaatccctgAAGCAAAGTTTCCATAGAAATTTTCCATCCCCTTGTAATTGACTTCAGTCCAGTAGCACCCTGAGTCAACTTTTAATGGGGGGAGGGGGAACATGTGTAAGGGTCACGAATTAACAACATTTcgtgtacaattttatttattatttaaaaatgggtcgccatttttgttttgttcttagtctcaatattattttatttttagtcttaatatttattttatatttgattttaaagctAATTTTACGTTTTGTTAGAATCATTATGTCTTTGATTCAAAAGGAGcaagtaaaaaaacaatatgattCGGTTTAGTTTGGATATAAGTtgattatc
Coding sequences within:
- the LOC121125989 gene encoding peptidyl-prolyl cis-trans isomerase FKBP8 codes for the protein MEERSPEVVEESPETPDPEGWEDILGTGRLKKRILSEGTPDTKPEPGDEVKVVISGTHLGVEVIPEETLTFRLAEFEAPKALDYILPIMNVNEVVEVITESDFMYGDQGLDSPPVPPKATLQLKLHLIDSVVPPPNLDLPLEERMALGARKKERGTFWYNRGEYQMAIFGYRKASQILDDAEIDIEVPIERHTLPLPLQLLIKERINALNNLAQAQMKNNSWESSLATLNQVLRLDPNNEKALFRKSKVFLQQGRESEAIGLLRRVTRLYTRNTVAKSELNKLLENRKKSRIHEERLSKKMLGLDKYEEELLKSRSRFFNRANLKSGLVYFGGFSVIVGITSFVVNQYVL